Proteins encoded within one genomic window of Drosophila willistoni isolate 14030-0811.24 chromosome XL unlocalized genomic scaffold, UCI_dwil_1.1 Seg141, whole genome shotgun sequence:
- the LOC6638043 gene encoding uncharacterized protein LOC6638043 gives MIFVLPLSLRIALLVVFFTHIMALVNASPLTSLPPEEERMIRCSDVLAESIQLICKGRTNSLADLYPRSVGQRVKRLSNNQQASSGGFYRILQSGAIHECCRHPCGHSEIKRYCAPD, from the exons ATGATTTTCGTACTACCATTATCGCTGAGAATTGCCCTACTCGTGGTCTTCTTCACTCACATCATGGCTTTGGTCAATGCCAGTCCACTTACCTCCCTGCCACCCGAGGAGGAGAGAATGATACGTTGTAGCGATGTTCTAGCCGAATCCATTCAGTTAATATGTAAGGGACGTACAAACTCCCTGGCGGATCTCTATC CACGCAGTGTGGGACAGCGCGTTAAGCGTTTAAGTAACAATCAGCAGGCATCATCGGGTGGCTTCTATAGAATCCTACAGAGCGGCGCCATCCATGAATGTTGTCGTCATCCCTGCGGTCACTCTGAAATCAAACGATATTGTGCCCCAGATTGA